The sequence ATATTGTGAAGAGGATGCTGGTAGATCAGGGTAACGGTGCAAAAATCATGTACTTTGACCTATTTAGGGGGTTGAAACTAAGGTCTAAGGACCTAACCTACTATGACTCTCCTCTAATAGTGTTTGATGGGAAGATTGACTCTTTGAATTGCCAAATTAGATTGCCTATGCAGGTAGGGTTAGAAGTCGTGGAAGTGAACTTCATTGTGGTATATGCCTATTCCCCCTATATTGCTATTGTAGCAAGACCTTGGCTTCACGCTATGGGGGCCATGTTTTCCACCCTGTACTTGAAGGTGAAATATCCATCAGAGATCAAATTGAGGAGTTAGTTGGGAGCCAGTCTATGGCTAGGTAGTGCTTGGTGGCCGCAATTAGACATCAGGCTAGAGGTGAGTCTTCGGCTTCTGCTGAGCagggcttatagcaattaaggATGCTAGTGCGGTCTACGGACGTGGTGGTAAAAGAAGCAAGTTGTGAGGAGTTAGAAAAGGTTATTATCGATGATGATGAGGGTAAGTTCTTCCAGGTTGGAGTTCAGTTGCCCCCTCAGGAAAAAGGAAGAGCTGATTGGATTTCTTAGGAGAAACATTGATGTGTTAGCGTGGAGTTCTTATGAGGCTCCTGGGGTGGGCCCAAATTTCATTTGCCATCATCTAAACATCAATCCATTTGTCGTCCCCAAAAAGCAACCACCTCGGCACTCATCTAAGAAGCATTCTGATGCCGTCAAGGAAGAGGTGGTCAGGCTTAAGCGGGCCAGGGCCATTAAAGAGGTGTTTTATCTtgagtggttggccaatacagtggtggtgaagaagaagagtgagAAGTGGTGAGTatgtgtagacttcacagatttgaacaaggcttgcccaAAAGATCCTTTCCCCATGCCTTAGATAGATCAATTAGTAGATGCAACtgtaggccatcctcggatgagctttttagatgcctttcaaggatatcatcGGATACCATTAGCTCTGGACGATCAGGAGAAAACTGCTTTTGTTACACCCATTGGAAATTACCACTATAAATTGATGCCCTTTGGATTAAAAAATGCAGGGGCTACCTATCAGAGGATGATAACCAGGATGTTTGAATCTCAACTGGGAAAAAATATTGAGATCTACATAGAAGATATGGTGCTGAATAGTAAAGTAGAGTTCGAACACGCGAATGACCTTgagaatatttttgaaatattgaggAAACACAAATTGCGcctaaaagtgcatttttgGCTTTGGCTCGGGCAAGTTTTTAGGTTATATGGTCACTCATCACTGAATTGAGGTTGACCCTAATCAAATTAGAGCAATTAACAATCTGCAGCCTTCTCGGAATCCCAAAGAATTCCAGAAGTTGACAAGAATGGCTGCTGCTTTGAATCAATTCATTTCTCGGCCAATAGACAGGTGCAGGCCCTTCTTCCAGTTATTGcataaatggaagggatttgaatggaccgaggaatGTGCCTCGGCCTTCCAGCAATTGAAGGAATATCTTTCTTGGCCACCTATTATGTCCTGGCTAGAGGACGACGAGGTGTTATTTGCTTACATCGCTGTAGCACCTCATGCGGTGAGCTTGGTACTAATACAGGTTGATGATGGGGTACAAAAACTGGTTTACTATGTAAGCAAATCATTGCACGAGGTAGAGGTGCGTTATCTACCATTGGAGAAGGCCATCTTAGCTGTGGTACATGTTACCTGAaagctccctcattactttcaggcttACACCATCGTGGTCCTAACCCAACTACCACTTCAATTGATGCATCGGAAAGCTGATTATACAGGGAGGATTGAAAAATGGGGAATGATCCTAGGAGCCTTTGATATCAAGTATATACCTAGCACGTCCATTAAGTGCCAAGTTCTTGCAAATTTGGTGGCTGAGTTCACTAAGTCCCTAATGGAAGAGGATAAGGAAAAGTAGCGCATGGATGGGAAATCAGTTGGTGTGGTCCCCCTGCAAAAGCCTTTACCTTGGAGGGTATACGTTGATGGTGTAGTAAATTAAAGAGGATCTAGAGTAAGGCTGGTCATAGTGTCTCCTGAAAAGATCATTATTGAGAAATCCCTCAGGTTGGGTTTCTCAGCCATGAACAACAAGGTTGAATATAAGGCTTTATTGGTAAGGATGGCTATGGTTCAAAGAATGGGAGGAAAAACAGTGGAGGTATTTTCATATTCAAGGCTAGTTGTAGGTTAGGTAGTGGGGGAATTGGAGGCCTTggatttgagaatgcaagagtacctgAACCAGGCTAGGCACTTGCAATCAAGATTTGACTCTTTTTCCTTATAGCAAATCCCCAAGAGTAGAAATACGCATGCTGATTCCCTTGTCACTCTTGTAACCTCCTCGGTGCGGTTTACCTCGGGTTATCCTATTTGAGGATCTATGTAAGCTTACTAAGATGAAAAGGGAGAAGGTCCAGGCATATCAAATTAGGGTAGGacctagttggatggatcctatTGTTCTGTTCCTTAAGGATGACATCTTGCCTGAGGAGAAGGTGGAGGCTGATAAAGTGCGAAGAAATGCTCCTCGATTTTGGCTGTCCGAGGATCAAAATTTATACAAGCGCTCTTTTTCTGGGCCATATTTGCTATGCATCCACCCTGAAGCAGTAGAGCCACTCCTAGAAGAACTACATGAAGAGATTTGTGGAAACCATACAGGAGGCAAATCCTTGTCTCACAAGGCCCTTACTCAGGGATATTGGTAGCccaatatgcagaaagaagcacaagactacgtgaagaagtgtgatcaatgtCAGAGATTTGCTCCAAATATTCATCAGCTTGAGGGCGTTTTTAACCCTTTGTCTAGCCCCAAGCCTTTTGCTCAGTGGGGCTTGGACATTGTAGGACCTTTCCCCAAAGTACTAGGAAACAGGAAATGGCTTTTGATTTGCACTGATTACTTTaccaagtgggttgaagctgagccaCTAGTAAACATTAAGGATGTGGATGCCAAGAGgtttgtgtggaagaacattgtcACTCGGTTCGGGATTCCTCATACCCTTATCTTAGACAATGaacttcaatttgatagcaagaCTTTCAGAAGATACTGTTGTGAATTGGGTATCAAGAATAGGTACTCCACTTCGATTTATCCACGAGGGAATTGACAAGCCGAGGTTGTCAATAAGGTTATAGTAAACTGACTtaagaagaggttggatgatgcaaagggcaaatgggtggaagagcttCCACATGTTCTATGAACATATCGGATTACCCCTCATAGGTTAACTAGGAAGACACCCTTTTCAATAACTTATAGGGCCGAGATTGTGATTTctctggaaactggattcccaacacTAAGGAAAAGCTTGTTTACTCCGAACAACAATGACAACTTACTACAAAGGAGCTTGGATTTGGTTAAAGAGCGGAGAGAAAATGCCATGGTTCAACTAACATACTATCAGCAAAAGCTCAAACAGGGATATGATTTAAGCGTAATGTTAAGACTCTTAGCCCCTGGGGACTTGGTATTAAGAAAAGTTGTAGGTACTACAAAAAATCCAACATGGGAAAAGTTAGGGTCCAATTGGGAAGGGCCGTACCGTATCACTTCGATGGCTGGCATAAGTGCATATTTCCTAGAAGATCTAGATGAGAATGTTGTACCACGCCCCTAGAATGTAAATAACTTGtgaatgtactattattaatgaaaagcAATTACACCATGTTTTTTCTTGTGACATTATGTTATGCTTAtcatttgtttaagtattaaacagaaccttggtcatacctggctcctcagaccacataccttaggtaaattaatactctttatcatttatttaagtattaaacagaaccttggtcatgtaTGGCTCCTTGgatcacataccttgggtaaattgatacttcttcttatttgtttaagtattaaacagaaccttcgttatgcctggctcctcggaccacatagcttgggtaaattaatactccttatcatttgtttatatattaaacagaaccttggtcatgtttggctcctcggaccacataccttaaGTAAATTTATACTCCTTAtcatttgtttaagtattaaacaaaaccttggtcatgtttggctcctcggaccacataccttgggtaaattgatactttttcttatttgtttaagtattaaacagaatcttggtcatgcctggcttctcggaccacatactttgggtaaattaatactccttataatttgtttaagtattaaatagaatcttggtcatgtctggctcctcggactacatactttgggtaaattgatacTTCTTCTTATTtgtctaagtattaaacagaaccttggtcatacCTGGCTTCACGGACCACACACCTTAGGTAAATTACTACTTTCTAAGCAAGCATTCATGTGTTAAGCAGAACCTAGGTCAACTTTGGTTCCTCGGGCCATATGTCTTGGGTAAGTTAGCATTATTCAGCGCTTCTCTAGGTGTTGAACTGAACCTTAGTCATATTtggttcctcagaccacctACTATGGGTAAAATAACACCTATCTTTGTTTTGGTGTGTTGTCAAGTGGATAATCAGGTAAAATTGTAAGTAGATACATGGTTCACCATTATTTAATGTTAAAAGGAAGAGCCTAAAGCATGTCTGGTAATGTAAGCAGCTTGTTTCAAGCATGTCAGGTATGTTTTTGAAGCTGAAATTACTCCTTATTACAGATTATAGACTTGGAAGATTTAGTCTGTCCTATTATTGATGGTGAAAAGTGTAGCAACTATACCACCACTTATACGGATAATTGTTGAAATCAAGGGTGTGGGTATATCTCAAGTTGAATGAAGCTATGTCTCATTTCTATATCAATTAAATGCAAGGTAAAGCAAATGTTATATTAGAATTTACACGAGTACTAGGAATATAAAATAAAGCTCATAATTGTCATTAAGTTGAGccttagaaaaggaaaaatgattacaactttgaaaatttaaacagtcattacaaaaaaataaataaataaataaataaataacaacaaaatgtgTCTAAGCATTACTTGATCTTCGGTGGGGGGTTTTCCTTCCCTGTGGCCTTGGTGGAATTGGTAGTTTCAGCAACAGTAGAGGCCGGACCTTTGCCCTTAGGGTCCTCTTTGGCAGGTGCGAGAAGGGTAGTAAGACAAT is a genomic window of Quercus lobata isolate SW786 chromosome 2, ValleyOak3.0 Primary Assembly, whole genome shotgun sequence containing:
- the LOC115963553 gene encoding uncharacterized protein LOC115963553: MSVAWPFTEDLPPDLKRIRVEVRLTLSFSDKNKVGTSQPHDNTLVVTLRIGGYIVKRMLVDQGNGAKIMYFDLFRGLKLRSKDLTYYDSPLIVFDGKIDSLNCQIRLPMQVGLEVVEVNFIVVYAYSPYIAIVARPWLHAMGAMFSTLYLKVKYPSEIKLRS